From Hydra vulgaris chromosome 07, alternate assembly HydraT2T_AEP, a single genomic window includes:
- the LOC136082667 gene encoding uncharacterized protein LOC136082667 encodes MIGNSIDILYTDFQKAFDRVPHKRLISKLCGYGIEKEMLNWIETYLSNRKQRVIIGDTKSDWFEVLSGVPQGSLLGPLLFLLYINDLPSKINNKCKLYADDNKIIAVVNNQKACKRRVRVFEAQLASDKSNPKRVYAYAKAQQNVHVSISTISNAKGETLTEGIHIANRLNEHFKSVFVDDSKSSQLPIFERRHYQEDLGDITINFEATLAYLKGLNPNKSIGADNISPKVLKECAAQMTYPLTLLYNKALSEGSTPTAWKQSHVTPLFKKAFDKVSHRRLLHKLKAYGINGNVLKWIESFLISRKQRTVLGEHSSDWTDILSGVPQGSVLGPTLFIIYVNDLTDKLKSVHKIYADDTKLLQEIRPEFHDADCLILQNDLNIVTEWSKEWLMELNVQKCKVMHLGYGNSNHEYVMNDGNASLTLEATDIERDLGIFKSNDLKWNQHIHVATRKASMILGLLKKTFRSRDMEVWSKLYTTYVRPHLEFAIPVWCPYLKGDIKEIEKIQRKATKVPHDLIGLPYAERCRRLNFITLETRRRRGDLIQQFKLENGFESINWHNPPIRRSSSNVLMREFTYNNARHNFFTNRIVNDWNNLPSACKKVPSVNAFKNRIDKYFFSPAANSTSFTEDELHVY; translated from the exons ATGATAGGCAATTcaatagacattttatataccgattttcaaaaagcatttgatagAGTGCCTCATAAGAGATTAATATCAAAGTTATGTGGTTATGGGATAGAAAAAGAAATGCTAAATTGGATagaaacatatttatcaaatagaAAACAACGCGTTATAATTGGTGATACAAAATCAGACTGGTTTGAGGTGCTAAGCggtgttccacagggttctTTGCTTGGTCCATTATTGTTCTTgctatatattaatgatttaccatctaaaattaataataaatgcaaacttTATGCAGATGATAACAAAATTATTGCTGTAGTTAACAACCAG AAAGCATGTAAACGTCGTGTTCGAGTATTTGAAGCACAACTAGCATCAGATAAAAGTAATCCTAAAAGGGTGTACGCTTATGCTAAGGCGCAACAGAATGTTCATGTATCTATTAGTACTATATCTAATGCAAAAGGTGAAACGTTAACAGAGGGAATACATATCGCAAACAGACTTAACGAGCACTTCAAATCAGTTTTTGTAGATGATAGTAAAAGTAGTCAGTTACCTATTTTTGAGAGAAGGCATTATCAAGAAGACTTAGGCGATATAACTATTAACTTTGAAGCGACGCTAGCTTATTTGAAAGGTTTGAACCCGAATAAATCTATTGGTGCTGATAACATTAGTCCAAAGGTACTTAAAGAATGCGCAGCTCAAATGACTTACCCTCTTACTTTACTTTACAATAAAGCACTGTCCGAAGGCTCAACACCTACAGCTTGGAAACAGTCACACGTCACACCGTTGTTTAAAAAAG cgtttgataaagtttctcACCGTAGACTACTTCATAAATTGAAAGCATATGGGATTAATGGCAATGTTCTAAAATGGATTGAGTCATTTTTGATTAGTAGAAAACAGCGAACTGTTTTAGGTGAACACTCTAGCGACTGGACCGATATTCTAAGCGGAGTTCCTCAAGGGTCTGTACTTGGTCCAacattatttatcatttatgtaAATGACTTAACGGATAAGTTAAAATCAGTTCATAAAATCTATGCTGACGATACTAAACTGTTACAAGAAATAAGACCTGAGTTTCACGATGCTGATTGCCTGATCctacaaaatgatttaaacattgTCACAGAATGGTCAAAGGAATGGCTGATGGAgttaaatgttcaaaaatgtaaagttatgcacCTTGGTTATGGAAATAGTAATCATGAATATGTAATGAATGATGGAAATGCATCACTTACTCTTGAGGCAACGGATATTGAGAGGGACCTGGGTATCTTCAAATCTAATGATCTAAAATGGAATCAACACATACATGTTGCAACACGTAAAGCGAGTATGATACTTGGCCtattaaaaaagacatttagatCAAGAGATATGGAAGTTTGGAGTAAGTTATACACTACGTATGTTAGGCCGCACCTGGAATTCGCTATTCCGGTATGGTGTCCTTACTTAAAAGGTGACATCAAAGAAATCGAAAAAATTCAGCGCAAAGCAACAAAAGTACCTCATGATTTAATAGGATTACCTTACGCTGAAAGGTGTCGTCGGCTGAATTTTATTACTTTGGAAACTCGCAGGAGACGTGGCGACTTAATCCAACAGTTTAAGCTAGAAAACGGTTTTGAGAGTATCAATTGGCATAATCCACCAATTCGCAGATCATCTTCCAATGTCCTAATGCGTGAATTCACATATAATAATGCTcgtcacaatttttttacaaatcgtATTGTCAATGATTGGAATAACTTGCCGTCAGCATGCAAAAAGGTTCCGTCAGTTAACGCATTTAAGAATAGAAttgacaagtattttttttctccaGCTGCAAACAGTACATCTTTTACTGAAGATGAGCTACACGTTTATTAA
- the LOC124805794 gene encoding trypsin-3 isoform X2 translates to MIKILFFFLLMVALITTASACSDYSQQWCQANQVLCTQPSLIAFMSQYCEQTCNYCSLPGVLPVGCGKPSIQSSRVIAGTTPTKGSWPWQVLLWQGGKAFCGGTLIHREWVLTAAHCVHGKEFDASQIYTRTGEHTLSVNEGTEEDIPALKIIKHRGYNPQTLDNDIALIKLSRPCRLSSYVSTACLPTIEAAPGTTCFISGWGKISHPGSMTNVLQQAKMNVVDHQTCENLNRRTIPVSITKGMLCAGDGGATQISGCHGDSGGPLVCNTGGKWQVYGAVSHGSGDCRSDKTYTVFANVVYFRSWIDNAMLQ, encoded by the exons atgataaaaatattgtttttcttcTTATTAATGGTTGCCTTAATTACAACGGCTTCAg cttgcTCAGACTATTCACAACAATGGTGTCAAGCAAATCAAGTATTGTGCACGCAGCCCTCGTTGATTGCTTTCATGAGTCAATATTGTGAACAAACATGCAACTACT GTTCATTACCTGGTGTTCTTCCAGTAG GGTGCGGAAAACCATCAATTCAAAGTAGTCGTGTAATTGCAGGAACAACTCCAACAAAAGGCTCGTGGCCTTGGCAAGTATTGCTTTGGCAGGGAGGAAAAGCGTTTTGTGGAGGAACACTCATTCACAGAGAATGGGTTCTCACTGCTGCTCATTGTGTACACGGAAAAGAGTTCGACGCGTCGCAAATATATACAAG GACCGGAGAACACACTTTGAGTGTTAATGAAGGAACGGAAGAAGATATTCCAgcattaaaaatcataaaacatagAGGTTACAATCCTCAAACGCTTGACAATGACATAGCACTTATTAAATTATCACGACCTTGTAGGCTTAGCAGTTATGTCAGCACTGCGTGTTTACCTACTATTGAAGCTGCACCGGGAACTACATGCTTTATTTCAG gatGGGGTAAAATAAGTCATCCCGGAAGTATGACAAACGTCCTCCAGCAAGCAAAAATGAATGTTGTTGACCATCAAACATGTGAAAACTTGAACAGAAGAACAATACCAGTTTCTATAACAAAAGGAATGCTTTGCGCTGGTGACGGTGGAGCAACTCAAATTTCTGGTTGCCACGGCGATAGCGGTGGTCCATTAGTTTGCAACACTGGCGGTAAATGGCAGGTTTATGGAGCTGTTAGTCATGGATCTGGCGATTGCCGATCAGACAAAACTTACACTGTCTTTGcaaatgttgtttattttagatCGTGGATAGATAATGCAAtgttacaataa